Proteins encoded within one genomic window of Megalopta genalis isolate 19385.01 unplaced genomic scaffold, iyMegGena1_principal scaffold1315, whole genome shotgun sequence:
- the LOC143263734 gene encoding uncharacterized protein LOC143263734, translating to ALSQLTGAAHWRTTAYHPAANGMVERFHRQFKAAIRCQQNVSWTKVLPTILLGIRAAWREDLQSTAAELVYGETLRLPGEFLVPQRAESLPLPGDFVAGLRKHFATLAPTPGSNHSTKRVFVFKDLATAEHVFVRNDAVRGILQPPYDGPYRVLERGDRTYSLSIRDKAVTVTIDRLKPAYLLATDPAPPTIPGATQPALPGESEGPPTPSSPPTPSEFTGQPPQPSPPSRGPAVPPPIAVPPGAGLRTTRSGRRVRFPDRLQVS from the coding sequence GCATTGTCACAGTTAACAGGTGCAGCCCACTGGCGGACAACGGCCTATCACCCGGCGGCAAACGGAATGGTGGAGAGATTCCACCGCCAATTTAAGGCAGCAATCCGTTGCCAGCAAAACGTCAGCTGGACAAAGGTTCTTCCCACCATCTTGCTGGGCATCCGCGCAGCCTGGAGGGAGGACTTACAATCCACCGCAGCTGAGCTGGTCTACGGCGAGACACTGCGCCTACCAGGGGAATTCCTGGTCCCACAGAGAGCGGAGTCGCTGCCGCTGCCAGGGGATTTTGTCGCGGGATTACGAAAGCATTTCGCAACACTCGCCCCAACGCCTGGCAGCAATCACTCGACGAAACGAGTTTTTGTTTTCAAGGACCTCGCCACGGCAGAGCATGTGTTCGTGCGGAACGACGCCGTGCGAGGAATCCTCCAGCCGCCATACGACGGCCCATACAGGGTCCTCGAGCGAGGGGACCGGACTTACTCCCTCAGTATCCGGGACAAGGCGGTCACAGTGACCATAGATCGCCTAAAGCCGGCGTACTTGCTGGCTACAGATCCAGCACCGCCGACGATACCAGGGGCAACACAGCCAGCGTTACCTGGAGAGTCCGAGGGGCCACCAACACCATCATCACCACCCACTCCGAGCGAGTTTACGGGGCAGCCGCCCCAACCATCGCCACCATCTCGGGGTCCGGCGGTGCCGCCCCCCATAGCAGTACCACCAGGTGCGGGATTACGCACCACACGGTCCGGAAGAAGAGTGCGTTTCCCGGACCGATTGCAAGTTTCGTGA